TTCTCCTGTATCTCTCTTTTGCTGACCATGATATTTTTTAGCATAAAATATTGCTTTTTCAACTTTATCAAGATCAATTTTAGTGTCAAATCTTACGTTGGTTTCAAACAGCTTATTTAGTAAGCTTTCGCTATAAAAGTCTATCATTTTTCATCTCTAAATAATCTTTAATAAATTATACAATAAATTAAACTTTTTATATACTTCAATCCCAGATAAAAACTGGGAAAGAAGCGAATTAATTTGATTAAAAAAGTTGTACTGGAATATTGCAAGTAATGGTTGTAAACTTGTCTTTTTCGCTTTCTATTTCCATTTCTCCATTAAGTTGATTAATAAGGTAATTTACAAACCATAATCCTGATTCCAGCATTAGCGGATAGTCTCGTACCAATTCAAAATCAGCTAATTTAGCTTTTATATTCCCTAATTTTTCTTTTGAAATACCGCTTCCTGTATCGTGTATTCTAAATTGTAGTATGTTATCGCTTTTTATATAATTTTTTACAGTAAACAAATGAACTGTAATTATAACCTGGCAGCTGTGATTAAATCTAATGACGCTTCCTATTAATTGACTTAATATAGCCTGTAAATGATCACTATTTCCAATCACAATATCCTTCATTTTGTACTGAAAATTGTAATTGATTTTTATATCTTTCTCTTTTGCAATGTCTTCTAGTCGCCTAACGGCATTCTTTACTAGCTTTTGTATGCTAAATTTTTTTAAACATAAATTTTCATTCTCAATTTCGCTTCTAAGCGTGTAAACTACATCATTACAGTACTCTTGAAGATTTGTTGATCGATTTAATATTGTTTTCAGCTTATCTTTATTTTCCGAATCATTTAACATGATCTCGCTTGCTAGCCTTGCAATTTCACTCGTTGCAATATTAAATCTATATTTAATCTCCTGTATTAAATCTGTACAATATTCTTTCAATGATTCAGCTACCTCGACCTGATACTTCGCTTTTCTTAGCTTTGTTATTATTTCCATATATTCATCGATATTCTCACTCTCTCCATTCACCAACTTAATTGGTATTGGAGGAATTTGTACCATCCATTGGTTAATTGTTTTCTTCTTTTCTTTCATAGCATTCTCCTAAAGAATAATTCAAACTATTGTTGGTACATCAAATGAAAAAGTTACATAATTATTGCGCTCTTTCACTCGTAGATTTCCTTTCATCTGATGTGTAAGATGTTTTATAAATGCTAATCCTTCTCCTAGTTCTTGATACATTACCAAATTCGTATTCTCTAGTTCAGCATTTATTCTTTCTAATTTTTCTTTAGAAGTGCTTAGTCCTATGTTTTGTACTATAAATTGTAATATTTCTGAATTCTGATTGATGTTGACAATAATCTTGCTATTCTTGCTACTATTTATAACCGCACTACCAATTAACTGGCTTATTACTGCTTTTATTCTGAAACTGTCTCCAATCAGAATCGGCTTTATGTCATTTTGAACATTTAGATTTATATTCTCATTTTCAAAATGTTCCCTCATTCTGATAACGGTATTATTTATTAGCGATTCTATGTTAAATGTTTCAATTCTTACATTCGTTGATGCTATGTATTGTCTAAATAAAAAAATCATTCCATTTAGAGAAGCTATTATATTTACTTTTTTTCTGTCGTAGTTATTTACTATTAGCCTAAAATATTGTATCCACTCTATGCAATTTATGCTTACTTGCTCAGATTCCTCTAGCTGAAAGTATAGTTTTTGCAATTCAGCGTCTATCTGTTTTATTGTTGTGCTATTAATTCCCTCTGTAGATAATTTTTCGGTTAATTTATTGATTTTATTTTGACCTTCGTCTTGAATAGGCATAGAATTCCCCTACTGTTTTTGTTTAAAAAATGGTTTCTGAAGATTAATTCCAAAAGTTCAACCCTTTGTTTTATTTAATCTTCAGATCATTATCATCAAAGTTTTGAAACCTAGATAATATAAGGTATAGAGTAGCATTATATTTTTTACCAGTCTATTAAAATCTTTTAATTTACAGGCTAAATTTTTGCATAATAATCTAATGTTGATGCGAAATTATCACATTCCTTGCTTATGGTTATAATAAATCTTATTCAAAAAGGATGCATAAAGAGCCTTGTAAGCGTTATTATTACTAGCACTACAAGCTGTTTTCTGGTATAATCTCAATAGAGATTCAACTAACATAAATTAATTAAACTTCATGTGTCAGTAGCTGTTGCTAATAAGTCTAAGCCTTTCCTTCATTGGATTGGTAGTAAACGAAGAATTGTTAATAAATTAATAGAACATCTTCCTCAAGGTCCACACTATAATTACTATGAACCATTTCTTGGTGGAGGTGCTTTATTTTTTCAAGTTAGGCATCTTTTTAAACAATGTTTTTTGTCTGACATCAATCTTGATTTAATTACTAGCTATAATGCTGTTAAAAATAATCCTAATGAGGTCAATAGATTACTGAGTTTATATCACAAACATCATTCGAAGGATTATTATTATAAAGTTAAAAACAAATATAGTAATAATCCGAATGAAATTACCGCAAAATTTATATATCTTAATAAATACTCTTTTAGGGGAATTTATAGAGTCTACAAAAATGGACAATCTGCTCAAACATTTTCTGGTGAATGCTACATTAAACTCCACATTGCATCTAGAATAAACCAATGCAGCAACCTTTTACATGGTGTATCAATTTATGCTACAGATTTTTCATTTATAGAGCCTCAACAAAATGACTTTGTTTATTTCGATCCTCCTTACCATAAATCTGGAGAACGGTTCTATACTAGACTTCCATTTGATGAAAAAGATCAAATTAGATTACGGGATTTTGTCAAAGAATTAACAAATAAAGGTGTTAAGATTATGATCTCAAATAATAATACTGCCTTTATTAGAGACTTATACAAAGATTTTAATATCAATACCGTTACAGTTGTATACTCAATCAATGAACAACGCAATCCTGTTAATGAGCTAATCATTACTAACTATAAAACTTGCTAGTTATTAAATGTGAACCCGCAATCCAAATCGTATATGAATAGGAAGTGGTCTATAGTTAGCAATTGTGCTACATTCAATGT
This genomic interval from Orientia tsutsugamushi contains the following:
- a CDS encoding sensor histidine kinase, which translates into the protein MKEKKKTINQWMVQIPPIPIKLVNGESENIDEYMEIITKLRKAKYQVEVAESLKEYCTDLIQEIKYRFNIATSEIARLASEIMLNDSENKDKLKTILNRSTNLQEYCNDVVYTLRSEIENENLCLKKFSIQKLVKNAVRRLEDIAKEKDIKINYNFQYKMKDIVIGNSDHLQAILSQLIGSVIRFNHSCQVIITVHLFTVKNYIKSDNILQFRIHDTGSGISKEKLGNIKAKLADFELVRDYPLMLESGLWFVNYLINQLNGEMEIESEKDKFTTITCNIPVQLF
- a CDS encoding sensor histidine kinase; amino-acid sequence: MPIQDEGQNKINKLTEKLSTEGINSTTIKQIDAELQKLYFQLEESEQVSINCIEWIQYFRLIVNNYDRKKVNIIASLNGMIFLFRQYIASTNVRIETFNIESLINNTVIRMREHFENENINLNVQNDIKPILIGDSFRIKAVISQLIGSAVINSSKNSKIIVNINQNSEILQFIVQNIGLSTSKEKLERINAELENTNLVMYQELGEGLAFIKHLTHQMKGNLRVKERNNYVTFSFDVPTIV
- a CDS encoding DNA adenine methylase, translating into MSVAVANKSKPFLHWIGSKRRIVNKLIEHLPQGPHYNYYEPFLGGGALFFQVRHLFKQCFLSDINLDLITSYNAVKNNPNEVNRLLSLYHKHHSKDYYYKVKNKYSNNPNEITAKFIYLNKYSFRGIYRVYKNGQSAQTFSGECYIKLHIASRINQCSNLLHGVSIYATDFSFIEPQQNDFVYFDPPYHKSGERFYTRLPFDEKDQIRLRDFVKELTNKGVKIMISNNNTAFIRDLYKDFNINTVTVVYSINEQRNPVNELIITNYKTC